The segment TTCATACATTAACTGTCGACATATGTAGCATCTGTCGCTACGGTTTTCTAGTATTTCCTCATTTTCATGGAAGTTTATGTTTATTATTTCATGTTCCACTTTAAGGTTGTCTATTGAACTCTTTACGTTTTCTATGAAGTTTTCGGCAAATAATCCGTTGTCTATTGTTACAAGCAGGGTCTTTTCGGCTACTTCGCTTGAGATATGTGCCAGTAATGTTGAATCGGATCCGGATGAATATGCAAGCAGCACTTTTTTGTCTTTCAATGCATTTTTTACTTTACTTATTTTTTCTTCTAGATTCATTTTATCCTTAATCTCTTGGTGTTTGTTTAAAATTTTAGGATTATGATTTTCATAGACATACTTTGTTATATAAAAGTATTTTTATGGTTATGTATTATTTATTTTTAATTATCTTAATTTTTTATTCACTTCTTCTTTACAGTATAGTTTATATAACATTAAATATATAACAATTGTTATAAAGATGTGATGATATGACAAAAATAGAATTAGACGGAAATAAAATTAATGAAAATGAAATTGAATACCTGAAAGAAAGCTTTGACTTGCCCGTTTTTGACGGTGATTATGAGGATATCTATCAATATCTGATAGGATTCTATTCAAAGACATTGATAACATTGAAAAATAGCAGTAATGTGGATAGTGACTTGATTGATGTCTTTGAAAGGGCATCCGACTATAATGAACTTGTCAAATTTGAAAAGTTGGATTAATGTCCTTTTTACTATTTGCCGGCTTCTTTTTTAGTTGTAGGATGGATTTATTTAATCATTCCTGATTATAGGGAAACTATTTATTACTTTTTTCATTCTTTCCTTTATTTTTTCTTGCGAAAGTTTATATATCATCATCAATATACTACTATTAACAAATATAACAATTGTTATATTATTATTTTTTATAATTCAATACAAAAGGAGGATAATAAAATGTGCGAAATATTCTGTTTAAACTCAAACAAACCACAGGAGATAAACAAATGTCTGGAATGCTTTTATAACCATTCCGAAAACCACCCACACGGATGGGGACTGGCAAACATGCAGCAGGGAAACATAATCATAGACAAGGAAGCCCAAAAAGCATCATGCAGCCAACACCTAAAGGACATACTCTCAAACCCACTTGTTAGCAAAAACGTATTTGCCCACATAAGACTGGCAACAGTCGGAGAGATAATATCACCAAACTGCCATCCATTCACGCAGATTGATGCAAACAACAGAACATGGATGCTCATACACAACGGCACCATATTCGATTATCCTCCACTCGACAAATATAAAAAAATAGAAAAAGGAGACACAGACTCCGAAAGAATACTATTATACATAATAGATAAGATAAACGAATTCGAAAAACAAAAACAGGCACCGGCAACGATAAAAGAAAGATTCAACATACTCTTAGAAATAGTAACCGACATATCCAAAAACAACAAGCTAAACTTGATGATACATGACGGAGACCTAACATATATACACTCCAACATGAAAGAAACCCTATACTACCTTAAGGGTGAAGACTACTTCATGGTAGCATCAACGCCAGTCAATGACGAAGAAGGATGGAAGCAAGTAGAATTAAACAAACTCTTTGCACTGGTGGACGGAAACATAATCTTCGAAAGTAAAGAACATGAAAACGAATTCATACAAACAAAGGAACATGAAGAATACCTCAATAAGTTTATCAATTCAATAAAGGAATAAAAAACATGACCGAAACAAAAAACCAAATACAGAAAAGAATATACAATCAATTCATAAAGCCCACAAAGGCCAAGAAAAACTACATAGGAATAGAACTGGAAATGCCCATAGTAAACCTTGAAAAAAAGGCAGTTGACTTCAACGTAATACACCATGCAACCGAAAAATTCAAGAAAGAATTCACAGACTTCAACAAGCCATCAAAGGATTATGAAGGAAACACCTACGCACTCAAAAATCCAAAAACATCTGACATACTCTGCTATGACTGCTCCTACAACAACATAGAATTTGCAATGGGACCCGAAAAGGATCTTCACACAATAAACGACCGCTTCAACGAGTATTATAACTACATGAAGGAATCACTCGAACAGGAAAATCATACGATAACGGGGATGGGAATAAATCCCTACAGAAAATATAACCATGAAATACCAATACCATCCGAAAGATACCTGATGCTCTACCATCACCTCAAATCATACAAAAACTACAAAAATCCCCCAATACAATTTCACAAATACCCGGAATACGGAATGTTCTCCTCGGCCTCCCAGGTACAACTGGATATACGGGAAGATGAACTGATAAAGGCGATAAACACATTTACAAAAATAGAGCCCATAAAGGCACTGCTATTTTCAAACTCACTGTTATATGAGGAAAATCATGATATAACATGCTACAGGGACATACTATGGGAATACTCAACACATGGAATAAATCCACACAACATAGGAATGTACGACCAAACGCTAAAGGACATACCCGAATTGATAAGCTACCTGGAATCATTAAACATGTACTGTGTAATGAGAAACGACTCCTACATAAACTTCCCATCAATACCACTCGATGAATACTACGCCAATGACGATATTGAAGGAGAAATATATCATGATGGAAAATATGAAAAAATAAACATAACACCATCACCCGATGACATAGAATACCTACGGCCATTCAAATTCATCAACCTCACATTCAGGGGTACAATAGAATTCAGAAGCATCTGCACACAACCGGTAGACGAATCAATGAGTGTAGCGGCATTCCACTTTGGATTAAAGGATAACCTTGATAAACTAAATCAGCTAATCGATAAATCCGGTCTATATGAAGAGTATACTCCATCAAGGCTAAGAAAGCTACTCATACAATATGAAATACCCGAATTTCTGGATGAAGACGAGTTATATGATTTATCCAGAAAAATCGTTGATTTGGCATCAGATGGGCTGAACACAAGGGGATTGGATGAAGAAAAGTTTTTAAAACCATTATATGACCGAATAAGACGAAGGACAAATCCGTCAAAAAATATAATAGATTCACTGAAAGCCAACAAAACAATAGAAGAATTAATAAAAGAGTACGGATAATAGGATAATTATAGACAAAAAAGGAATTAAATAAAATGACAAAAACTGATTACCCATCCGGTCCAACAACAAAGGCAAAAGTAAATTCAAGAGAATACAATGCAGAACTACTGGGAGAAAACAAACTGGGAAGTGTACATATACACGGACCATACGGAAACAACAACTCCAAAATAAAGATAGCCTGCCTAATAGGAATGCATCCCTATGAAAGCAAATCCCACAGGGCATTTTTTGAAACAATACATTCAAAAGATGAATCATTAAACTACAAATACTACATATACAACATCAACGTAACAAAGGAAGATACAAATGATGAGGGAAGAATGGATGGACAACTGCTTGCACAGGAATACGTGGCAAACCACATAATAAACGGTGGCTATGACTTCTTTGTAGATGTTCATTCAAACAAGGGAACACGAGGACCGGGAAAATATGAAATAACAAACTTCATATTCGCACCCGGATTTGACACAAAATCAGAACACTATATTCAAAAGATTCTCTCCACATGGAGTGACATAGAATACTACGCACCCGAATATCGTACAAGTCCATCCTATATCACAGAACCAACATCAGCTAGCGGCATAGCAACAATAGTATATGAAACATACTCCTACGAAGACATGCAAAAAACCCTGGATAATGCCGAAAGACTAATTGAAATAATAGATACCCTGGATTTTACACTTGCAATCGAAGACTAAAACCCCATAAAGCATACAACCTAACAAATATCTCAATGATGAACCCATTCAGGAAAGATTTCAAATAAGAATGATGAAAACTAATAATTAAAACGTGACAAGTTATTAATAAGTGGATATTGATAATAATAATTATGAGAACAAAAAACTTATTGATTATAGTCTTAATCATTCTAGCAGTAATAGGAGTCGCTGTTGGAGCATACTTCATGCTGACACCTCAAACGGAATACAAGAACGTTACAATAGACGGATTAACCTTTGAGGTAAAAAATGGCAGTGCCAATGTAACCAATGTGACGGCCAACTATTATATCTACAATGATACGGAAAACAACATAACAGTACTGTTATTTGACAGTGAAGGTATGGGATTAAATGACTTTGACGAGGCAACACAGTTTGCAGCAGTAAGGGACGCACTACAGATGAATAACCAAGCACAAAATGGCACCAATTACACATACAACTACACTCAAACAGTAAATCGCTATACCTATCTGACAAATTACACACACAAAAACCTATTTGTAATAACACAGGATAAAGGTGATATGGAACACATATTAAGCACCATTAAATTAGATGCCAATACCGGTAACAACACGACAGAAAATCAGACAAACAACACAACAACACAGTCATCATCCGGCAGCCAAAAATCCTCATCAGGCAGCCAAAAATCATCTTCACAAAGAGAAGAGGATAAGATAACACAGGATGGATGGAATCCAAAGGAACACGAGACATCCCGTGAAGATATGGGTGACGGATATGAAAAGGTACACTACGATGACGGATACTTCCGTGTTGTCCATAAAAAAAGTGGAAAAATAGAAACATATGGATATGGATGATAGTTAATCCATTATCCATACTCTTTTTTTGATTAATAATTATCATTTTTTTATCTTAGCATTTTTTTAATCAAATATCCCATTCACATTTTGGAATATTTAATAAATAAATTTAAATATAACTTATGCCAAAATATAATTTACTTATAAAATATAATGGGAGTTTGATTGCTATGGATGAAATAACAATATTAATAAATAAAACAAAGAAATATTTAACCAAATATGATTATGATAATGTATTAAAGCTATGTGATAAAATATTGGATATTGATTCAAGGTCAAGATTTGGATTGGAATTCAAAGCCATATCATTATATCGTAAAAACGATTATATTAACTCATTAAAACTATATGAAAAGCTAAATAGATTATATTATGAAGATGATGAAATATTATATAGTCTGATGCGATTGAACGATGAATTAGGTAACTATAAAAGTGCAAGAGAATATTCCAAAAAACTATGGAAGTTACATCACACTGATTCTCACTGCATTAAATACAAACATTTGTCCTTTAAGCTAAAGGACGTAAATAAACTGATAGAAAGGTTAACCAATAAAATAACCTCAATTGAGACGGAAGATAATCTTACATGTGCTTCAATTAAAAGATTGATTGTACTTTATGAGGAGAAGGCAGTTTATGAATATGTCAGTGGTGATTATGAAAAATCATTATCCGATTACCTGAAGGTTGTGGATTACCATAAGTCAATTCGCGATAGCATAGAATGCCATAAGGATAAAATAAACCGGTGGTATGAATTGCTCAGTGATAGCATAGATAAAACGGATGATAGCAAAGAAACGTTGGATATGCTATTTAATCTGGATGATACTATTAGCATATGGGTTGATAAACTTGAAACAATGAACGCATTCTCACAATTTGCCGAACCCCTGGTTTACTCATATGTTTTACTGGATAAATATCCTGATAATCTGGAATTACTGCAAGTAACTGCCATGATATCACGTTATAGTGATACGGATTATTCACGCGAATGCTATAAAAGGATAATCGAATTGGATGGCAAAAACAAGGATGCAATAATGACCTTATTGGATATAAACAAATCCTATTATCTAAAAGATGAATCATTAACTCTGATTAATTCCAAATTACACATCAATGAGTTAAAAGAGGAGTTACTGCTAAGAAAAATTGAATTGCTGGAAAGTATGACATTATATGATGAAGCATTAGAGGCATATGATGAATACTTGGCAATTGAAAAACCCGACGGATTAATCCATCATAAAAAAACAGTATTTGATAAAATCAGGTGTATGGAACAACAGGCAACAGATTATTTCATAGAAGGAAATCTTGATGAAGCATATGACATATTAAAAAAGTCAATAAAACATTCAATAACCTAACACCGGATTCCACTAGGATAAGTACCGATGAATGGATTATTGAAGACTGGTATCGTAATGTATTGGACAAGACTGTTAACAATACCTATGCTAACTCCCATGACTTCTTCAATGAATTATACACCATCAAAGGAAATACCATTGAGTTATGGATTGCCAAGATAAACTCATTACTTTCATGGAAACACTTTGGAAATCCAATACAACTATGTGACATCTTACTAACTTTTAATCCTGATAATCTTCAAATACAGCTAGCAAAAGCAGACATATACTACAGAACAAAAAGAATCGGCACGGCAATAGCCGCTTATGAAGAAATATTAAAAGAAAACCCTGATAACACAGAAGCATTAAACAGGAAATTCAATCTGCTTGTACGATTCCATAAATATAGACAGGCATATGTTCTTCTTAACTCGATGGAAATAACAATTAATGAGATACGATCCGACTTGGAAGACTTGGCAGATGCACTCTTTAACTCAAGAAAATACAAACAAGCACTGTACTGTTACAATATCCTCATGGAAAATGGCCGAAATATGCAAGTATACAAGAACATGAAAATCATATGGGATAAACTGGCAGATAAAGAAAGTCAGAATGCCAGTAAATTTTATCTTGACTGGATTGATGCCATTTGCTATAGACATAACGAGAATAAATGTCCAACATGTGGACAAAACTTAATACCAATAACCTACGGATATGTACAGGTTAATCCTGATGATGAAGACTTATATCTGGGCGGATGCTGTGTAAGTGATGACAGTCCAACCGATTATTGTAATAATTGTCAAAAAGAAATCAACATGGGAGTATATGGAATAAGGCTATCCGATGAGGATTATGGCATATATTCATATGCACGGGACAAGATCATATGGCTAACGAAATACCTTGAAAGATATCCGAAAAAGACAGTAAAACAACTGCAAAAAGAAGCATATATGATGTTCGGATTAGATAAAAAGGAATTTGCCACGTTCATTGAAAAACTGGAAGAAATTGAATATGTCACGGTGGATAAAAATCATGTAAAAATAGTTGATGGATATGATGAGTTTCATACCTTGTTTGTATGATGGAATTATTAAGAATATTATTGGTGGGATACCAAAACATTTGTTTTCAAGGTATCCTCCCATTTTAAATCATATTGGTTATTTGTTCTTAATTTTGGGTATTTATTTTCTTCGACATATTGATTTGTTGTATTCACAATTGAAACATCTGCTGTCATCACTGCACATGATGAAATTTCCATCTAATATTTTATCAACAGTATTGTTTATGGATTTTTCAACATCAGTAATGTTCAAATCAGTAATTGCTATAGGTATGGCTTGTGAATATTTAACGGAGTAAATCATGACTTCCTTGATATTGTATTTGTCGTATTCGGGTAGTTTTCTTATTGCCATCGCATAAGTAAATAATTGTTTATGGTATCTGTCTGTTAATATTTGGCTATTTCTCTCATTTGTGGTTTTAAAGTCGATAATTGTTATATCATCACTATTTTTATCTTTAACAATTAAATCTATTTTTCCTTCAAGATCATAATCATCATAGGTAATGGAAAATGGCACTTCTGAACCTATTATTTCATATTTGTCTTTGTTTTCATCCCAATAAGTGTATATTGATTGTTCTATCTCTTTAAATTCATCATTTTCATTGTTTTCTAGATTTTGATTAAATAACTTTACTTGTTCTATGATTTCTTTAATTTCTTCATTGCTTGTTACTTGTCCTTGTCCCTCTTTTTGATATCTGATTTGTTTTTGATGTATAAGGTTAAGTATTGTGTGGGCCACTTGTCCAAATGTCAATGCTTTATTTTTTGAATTTTTAAATTGGTAATTATATCTAAGATTATATTCCTGTGCACAGTTATCATACTCTGATAAATGGGTATAACTAAGTTTTAATCGTTCTTTTTCAGGTTCTTTTTCTTTAGCCTGTGTTTCTACCAAGTCATTATAATTATCTGTTATTTCTTGGTATCTGTCATCGTCTATTGTTGATTCCATTATTTTTGGTACATTTCCTTCGTTGTCTTTGATTGAAGATAATATCAGTATGTCCTCTGCTCTTGTCGTTGCAACATAGAATACTCTTTTTGCTTCCTTATTTTCTTCTTCGATTACATCATCTTCAGTAACTGTATCATTTTCTATATGGTACGCTTTTTGTTTATACTCAAGATATTCCAGTGGTGTGTAATATGTTGGACTACCATGGACGTAATTTTTTTCAGCTTCTACACAGATATCGGTATGTTTGGGGAATTTATCTTCCATGATTGATCCGATTATTACTACAGGAAATTCCAGTCCTTTGGATTTATGCACGGTCATAATCTGTACTTTGTCAATACTATCGGATTCGATTGTTGATGTGGCGTAGTTATCAAATTCCTGGAATATGAACCATAGCAATCCATTTATACTATACTTTGTAACTATTTCTTCATAATTTGATATTGTTTCTGTTATTTGTCCTAGGTTTCTGAGTATTCTTTCGTTGTCTTCTGTAGGATTTTCCAAACGGTTTTCTAGAATTCCGGAATATTGTAATATGTCATAATATATCTCTAGGATTGATGGTTTTTCATAGAATTCCGTATTTGCATCATATAATTTTTCTTTGATATTATATAAGTTTTCAAACAGGTCTAAATCATGTTTATTTGTTATGCCAAGTTCTTCTAAATCATTTCTTGTCTTGCTACTTAAATCGAATCTTTCAACTTTATTTAATACTTCCTCTACAATCTCATCATCCCTATTGAACACACCTTTAAATGTTTTCAATCTACTTGTCTTGCCAGTTAATTCTTTATAGACTTCCTTTTCTGCTTCCAATATATTTTCCTGGTATCTTTCTTCGATATCTGCAAGTATTTGACAGGTTGTGTCATCCAAGTTTAATATGTCCTGAACTTGACTGAATGCACTTAAGTTTAACCAATCCTTTTCCCAACTGCTTAAGATAATCTTGTCACTATCTTCTTTCATGTACCATAATAGGATTATCATGGCTTTAACTTCTGGATTACTCATAAGTGATTCATTTTCAGATAAATTATATGGGATATTGCAGTTGTTGAATGTTTCAAGTATCTCATTTATTCCTTTACTATATTTTACAGATGACATTAGAAGTGCAACATCACTGTATTGTTTAATCTTATCGGATTGACGTAGATGAAGAATTATTTTTGCTATTTTTTCTGCTTGAGTTTTGTTATCATCATTTATTAAGTAATACACTCCTCCTTTATCTTCTCTATCGGGGATGAGATTTTTTTCAATTTCCCTATCATCACATATCAATTCTTCATTATACTCTACCACTTCCGGACATGACCTGAAATTAGTTGATAATTTTTTCACAGATGATTTGTGGGGATTGTTCTCTTTACTGATGTTATCTGCAAAGTCAGTGAAATATTTAGGTACACTGCCACGGAAAGCGTAAATACTCTGATCATCATCACCTACCACTGTAAAGCTATCCGAATATTTTGATAAAGCAGTAAATATGTTATTTTGTATAGGATCTATATCCTGATATTCATCTATCAATATATTTTTAAACCTGGAATTTTTAGCTATTGATTCATTATTCTTTAATATGTCCATTACTTTAACTTGTAAGTAATTAAAGTCATATGATGTTTCTTGCTCTAATAAAT is part of the Methanosphaera sp. BMS genome and harbors:
- a CDS encoding class II glutamine amidotransferase gives rise to the protein MCEIFCLNSNKPQEINKCLECFYNHSENHPHGWGLANMQQGNIIIDKEAQKASCSQHLKDILSNPLVSKNVFAHIRLATVGEIISPNCHPFTQIDANNRTWMLIHNGTIFDYPPLDKYKKIEKGDTDSERILLYIIDKINEFEKQKQAPATIKERFNILLEIVTDISKNNKLNLMIHDGDLTYIHSNMKETLYYLKGEDYFMVASTPVNDEEGWKQVELNKLFALVDGNIIFESKEHENEFIQTKEHEEYLNKFINSIKE
- a CDS encoding ATP-dependent DNA helicase, which gives rise to MKNLYEVNIIYKTKDKTIILIYVSTMSEVIPKKKLNDEQKDAVKYDGKSLLISAGPGAGKTFVLIERIKYLLREKNVNPESILVITFTRKAADQLRQRLSKDDEIDEGTVNKMFINTIHSFCINFLSENGCSDINLLESENNNERKLMFLRKHKKNLGFTREAHMSGKNLHAVVDKFNEYTTFNVKTPELVEYIQENRPVSQEYKDLIASCGEGDDFEYPYDEVRNDEELRESQYNARYLAIAKAYPEYINLLEQETSYDFNYLQVKVMDILKNNESIAKNSRFKNILIDEYQDIDPIQNNIFTALSKYSDSFTVVGDDDQSIYAFRGSVPKYFTDFADNISKENNPHKSSVKKLSTNFRSCPEVVEYNEELICDDREIEKNLIPDREDKGGVYYLINDDNKTQAEKIAKIILHLRQSDKIKQYSDVALLMSSVKYSKGINEILETFNNCNIPYNLSENESLMSNPEVKAMIILLWYMKEDSDKIILSSWEKDWLNLSAFSQVQDILNLDDTTCQILADIEERYQENILEAEKEVYKELTGKTSRLKTFKGVFNRDDEIVEEVLNKVERFDLSSKTRNDLEELGITNKHDLDLFENLYNIKEKLYDANTEFYEKPSILEIYYDILQYSGILENRLENPTEDNERILRNLGQITETISNYEEIVTKYSINGLLWFIFQEFDNYATSTIESDSIDKVQIMTVHKSKGLEFPVVIIGSIMEDKFPKHTDICVEAEKNYVHGSPTYYTPLEYLEYKQKAYHIENDTVTEDDVIEEENKEAKRVFYVATTRAEDILILSSIKDNEGNVPKIMESTIDDDRYQEITDNYNDLVETQAKEKEPEKERLKLSYTHLSEYDNCAQEYNLRYNYQFKNSKNKALTFGQVAHTILNLIHQKQIRYQKEGQGQVTSNEEIKEIIEQVKLFNQNLENNENDEFKEIEQSIYTYWDENKDKYEIIGSEVPFSITYDDYDLEGKIDLIVKDKNSDDITIIDFKTTNERNSQILTDRYHKQLFTYAMAIRKLPEYDKYNIKEVMIYSVKYSQAIPIAITDLNITDVEKSINNTVDKILDGNFIMCSDDSRCFNCEYNKSICRRK
- a CDS encoding ribonuclease inhibitor: MTKIELDGNKINENEIEYLKESFDLPVFDGDYEDIYQYLIGFYSKTLITLKNSSNVDSDLIDVFERASDYNELVKFEKLD
- a CDS encoding glutamylcysteine synthetase, coding for MTETKNQIQKRIYNQFIKPTKAKKNYIGIELEMPIVNLEKKAVDFNVIHHATEKFKKEFTDFNKPSKDYEGNTYALKNPKTSDILCYDCSYNNIEFAMGPEKDLHTINDRFNEYYNYMKESLEQENHTITGMGINPYRKYNHEIPIPSERYLMLYHHLKSYKNYKNPPIQFHKYPEYGMFSSASQVQLDIREDELIKAINTFTKIEPIKALLFSNSLLYEENHDITCYRDILWEYSTHGINPHNIGMYDQTLKDIPELISYLESLNMYCVMRNDSYINFPSIPLDEYYANDDIEGEIYHDGKYEKINITPSPDDIEYLRPFKFINLTFRGTIEFRSICTQPVDESMSVAAFHFGLKDNLDKLNQLIDKSGLYEEYTPSRLRKLLIQYEIPEFLDEDELYDLSRKIVDLASDGLNTRGLDEEKFLKPLYDRIRRRTNPSKNIIDSLKANKTIEELIKEYG
- a CDS encoding lipopolysaccharide assembly protein LapB — encoded protein: MDEITILINKTKKYLTKYDYDNVLKLCDKILDIDSRSRFGLEFKAISLYRKNDYINSLKLYEKLNRLYYEDDEILYSLMRLNDELGNYKSAREYSKKLWKLHHTDSHCIKYKHLSFKLKDVNKLIERLTNKITSIETEDNLTCASIKRLIVLYEEKAVYEYVSGDYEKSLSDYLKVVDYHKSIRDSIECHKDKINRWYELLSDSIDKTDDSKETLDMLFNLDDTISIWVDKLETMNAFSQFAEPLVYSYVLLDKYPDNLELLQVTAMISRYSDTDYSRECYKRIIELDGKNKDAIMTLLDINKSYYLKDESLTLINSKLHINELKEELLLRKIELLESMTLYDEALEAYDEYLAIEKPDGLIHHKKTVFDKIRCMEQQATDYFIEGNLDEAYDILKKSIKHSIT
- a CDS encoding adhesin, with protein sequence MTKTDYPSGPTTKAKVNSREYNAELLGENKLGSVHIHGPYGNNNSKIKIACLIGMHPYESKSHRAFFETIHSKDESLNYKYYIYNINVTKEDTNDEGRMDGQLLAQEYVANHIINGGYDFFVDVHSNKGTRGPGKYEITNFIFAPGFDTKSEHYIQKILSTWSDIEYYAPEYRTSPSYITEPTSASGIATIVYETYSYEDMQKTLDNAERLIEIIDTLDFTLAIED